From the genome of Tindallia californiensis, one region includes:
- a CDS encoding GGDEF domain-containing protein, with protein sequence MGISQKINRIKIGYLTLMSLLFITFIIILSSTNQVQENYRIMQEEHMEVIMTGSSLKSLLSEQQVQLVRYMDEKDPASYYFIVKLQQEIHKMLTDLGDLQRKSDDTTDYKRLVRTLKATDAPLETLLSRSITDESERYTSFVAYVSSINLATTFTDRIILHQYELYTERRIKNENSINFSREVTVLGGLSVFFGAFYFYRFLRAKVNVMEDEGKKDSLTGLYNKRYLEKLMHSYQEKSEDHTMHMVILDLDHFKIINDKYGHVVGDTVIKIFSDLILNSLRKEDYAFRFGGEEFLVLLLGMKDNDVHRVCERIRKTLESTPIHIKNFTITLTVTIGFAKGSTKGDYLMVLEQADHFLYVGKRNGRNQTVWKDTVS encoded by the coding sequence ATGGGAATTTCACAGAAAATAAATCGGATAAAAATCGGATATCTTACGCTTATGAGCTTGCTCTTTATTACTTTTATTATCATTCTATCTTCCACTAATCAGGTTCAGGAAAACTATCGAATCATGCAGGAAGAACATATGGAAGTTATTATGACTGGTAGTAGCTTAAAAAGTTTATTATCAGAACAACAAGTTCAATTAGTCAGGTATATGGATGAAAAAGATCCTGCCAGTTATTATTTTATTGTGAAACTTCAGCAAGAGATCCACAAGATGCTCACAGACCTAGGTGATTTACAAAGAAAGTCCGACGATACGACAGATTACAAAAGACTTGTAAGAACCCTAAAAGCTACCGATGCTCCATTAGAAACATTACTAAGCAGAAGCATTACAGATGAATCAGAACGATATACTTCCTTCGTTGCCTATGTCAGCTCGATCAATCTTGCAACCACTTTTACCGATCGAATTATTCTGCATCAATACGAACTCTATACTGAAAGAAGAATTAAAAATGAAAATAGCATTAACTTTTCCAGAGAAGTAACCGTGTTGGGCGGACTTTCCGTTTTTTTTGGAGCCTTTTATTTTTATCGTTTTTTACGAGCGAAAGTAAATGTCATGGAAGATGAAGGAAAAAAGGATAGCCTTACCGGTCTTTATAACAAAAGATATTTAGAAAAATTGATGCACTCTTATCAAGAAAAGTCCGAAGACCATACAATGCATATGGTTATTCTAGATCTTGATCATTTTAAGATCATTAATGATAAATATGGACATGTCGTTGGTGACACTGTCATAAAAATATTTTCTGATCTTATCTTAAACTCTTTAAGGAAGGAAGATTATGCCTTTCGATTTGGAGGCGAGGAGTTTTTAGTCCTTCTCTTAGGAATGAAAGATAATGATGTCCATAGAGTATGCGAAAGGATACGCAAAACCCTTGAGTCCACACCAATTCACATCAAAAATTTCACTATAACCCTTACCGTGACCATTGGTTTTGCTAAAGGAAGCACAAAGGGTGATTACTTAATGGTTTTAGAACAAGCTGATCACTTCCTATATGTCGGTAAAAGAAACGGTCGCAATCAAACCGTTTGGAAAGACACGGTATCATGA
- a CDS encoding cyclic 2,3-diphosphoglycerate synthase → MKEKKVIIIGAAGRDFHNFNTVFRENDLYRVVAFTAAQIPDIDDRKYPAELAGERYPHGIPIFPQERLRELICDLEVDECIFAYSDVNYQFVMGIGAQVNAAGADFRLMGPKSTTLKSNKPVISVCATRTGCGKSQTARKIIENLMEMDLKVIVVRHPMPYGNLVEQKVQRFSTVEDLHRHHCTIEEMEEYEPHVVRGNVIYAGVDYEAILREAEKDPGGCDVIVWDGGNNDFSFYQPDLAVTVLDPHRPGQELSYYPGEVNLRTADVTIINKIDSADPDAVLQVENHIKQANPTAMIIKSESAIHVDRPELIKDKRVVVVEDGPTLTHGEMKLGAGIIAAQRLGASEIIDPRPYLTGRLIDTFKEYPDIGALIPAMGYGDQQLKDLEATINKIDCDAVVIGTPIDLSRVINIQKPFVRVHYELKEQGEIKLETVLTSFVKQYVK, encoded by the coding sequence ATGAAAGAGAAAAAAGTGATTATTATTGGTGCGGCAGGTAGGGACTTCCATAATTTCAATACTGTTTTTCGCGAGAATGATCTTTATAGAGTAGTTGCTTTTACAGCGGCTCAAATACCCGATATCGACGATAGAAAGTATCCAGCAGAGCTTGCAGGAGAACGCTATCCACACGGAATCCCAATCTTTCCTCAAGAAAGACTGAGGGAACTGATTTGTGATTTAGAAGTCGATGAATGTATCTTTGCTTACAGTGATGTAAACTATCAGTTTGTAATGGGGATAGGGGCTCAAGTAAATGCAGCTGGAGCTGATTTTCGATTGATGGGGCCGAAAAGCACTACCTTAAAAAGTAATAAGCCTGTCATTTCTGTATGTGCGACCCGGACTGGATGTGGTAAGAGTCAAACAGCTCGAAAGATCATTGAAAATCTAATGGAAATGGATTTGAAAGTAATCGTTGTGAGACATCCTATGCCTTATGGAAATCTGGTAGAACAAAAGGTACAACGATTTTCTACGGTGGAAGATCTGCATCGTCATCACTGTACCATTGAGGAAATGGAAGAGTATGAACCACATGTGGTCAGAGGGAATGTTATTTATGCTGGGGTAGATTACGAAGCAATTCTTCGAGAAGCAGAAAAAGATCCAGGTGGGTGCGATGTCATTGTTTGGGATGGAGGGAATAATGATTTTTCATTTTATCAACCAGATTTAGCGGTGACGGTGTTAGATCCACATCGACCAGGGCAAGAGTTGTCTTATTATCCTGGAGAAGTAAATCTTCGCACAGCGGATGTAACTATTATTAATAAGATAGATAGTGCTGATCCTGATGCGGTACTACAAGTAGAAAACCATATTAAGCAAGCTAACCCAACGGCCATGATTATTAAATCGGAGTCAGCAATTCATGTTGACCGGCCAGAACTAATAAAGGATAAGCGGGTAGTGGTGGTAGAGGATGGGCCTACATTGACCCATGGAGAAATGAAACTAGGGGCTGGTATTATAGCAGCACAACGTTTAGGAGCTTCCGAGATTATTGATCCACGTCCCTATTTGACAGGAAGGCTGATAGATACATTTAAAGAATATCCTGATATTGGGGCTTTGATACCGGCTATGGGATATGGAGATCAGCAGCTTAAGGATTTGGAAGCGACCATCAATAAGATAGATTGCGATGCTGTTGTCATTGGAACACCGATAGATTTAAGCCGAGTGATAAACATCCAAAAACCATTTGTCAGAGTGCATTATGAATTAAAGGAGCAAGGAGAAATAAAGCTGGAAACAGTATTGACATCGTTTGTGAAACAATATGTAAAATAG
- a CDS encoding GAF domain-containing protein, protein MSQLDTNQNVVSQQFGKKWIDCVAFFTQVLTEEQIYTYGYQFLHDISEWTSSAIFVLQDHEYICKSEIGMISEIKQHTATEKLKQWPVLQGRVLYHPYINFLSPDFCQKNKVVISIPMIVKDELKAFIVVASDDENQHFPWSEEEMESLKDLMNMSLTMATERSKLKHSQEELNQQIFSMTMAAQCSRMIMAETNLEQLYRLCIDVVREITTSRATAFGLYDPGEQKMKVKGFLSLDHKACHACSFSVQTEKISGDQRIFHIDHDRAMLEKIFSNPEKLKDLDAVYLFLLADENLLGFLTIGEAASGKQYDARTLEQIESITKGIYIAIQNALHIATIQDQKEEIASQLEAIKKFNRMMKNVNSCNNLEELVEITLQTLTFGFNVKQSIFVLGTQQQHQLYQYGYPEESIIHMKDLFWNRDVNEFYFLQGENASEDFVHASDGKEHNGLIIAPIKTDELAVEISPIGYLVITGLPGAVDEKMLLIIQTFANTIAPICKHLHEKNMNQHLKMDNQAVIFQDKIQEYFFQKDNPLPPLRVFYKRWRKKPFEAPRHPLLLEYQESFYFDQLIIVIERVPDTVFSASFDGSFVPDSWENVADTLQNID, encoded by the coding sequence TTGAGTCAGCTTGATACAAATCAAAATGTTGTATCCCAGCAGTTTGGAAAAAAATGGATCGATTGCGTAGCCTTTTTTACGCAAGTATTAACAGAGGAACAAATTTATACCTATGGCTATCAATTTCTTCATGATATCTCTGAATGGACTTCATCTGCTATTTTTGTTCTACAGGATCATGAATATATCTGTAAAAGCGAAATTGGAATGATTTCTGAAATAAAGCAGCATACAGCCACCGAAAAACTAAAACAATGGCCTGTCCTTCAGGGACGAGTTTTGTATCATCCATATATTAATTTTTTGAGTCCTGATTTTTGTCAGAAGAATAAGGTTGTTATTAGTATCCCCATGATTGTTAAGGATGAACTTAAAGCTTTTATTGTGGTTGCTTCTGATGATGAAAATCAACATTTCCCTTGGTCTGAAGAAGAAATGGAATCCTTAAAAGACTTAATGAACATGTCCCTTACCATGGCGACAGAGCGTTCTAAACTAAAGCATAGTCAAGAAGAGCTTAATCAGCAAATCTTTAGTATGACCATGGCCGCACAATGCAGCCGTATGATCATGGCCGAAACGAATCTGGAACAGCTATACCGTTTATGTATTGATGTCGTTCGAGAAATTACTACCAGTCGAGCCACCGCCTTCGGCCTTTATGACCCTGGCGAACAAAAAATGAAAGTAAAGGGTTTTCTTTCTCTGGATCATAAAGCCTGCCATGCTTGTTCATTTTCTGTTCAAACGGAAAAAATATCTGGTGATCAACGTATCTTCCATATAGATCATGATCGAGCAATGCTGGAAAAAATATTTTCAAATCCAGAAAAACTTAAGGATCTAGATGCTGTTTACCTCTTTCTACTAGCCGACGAAAATTTACTAGGCTTTCTTACCATTGGAGAAGCTGCTTCTGGCAAACAGTACGACGCCAGAACGCTTGAACAGATTGAAAGTATTACCAAAGGAATTTACATCGCTATTCAAAATGCTTTGCATATCGCTACGATTCAAGATCAAAAAGAAGAAATCGCTTCTCAATTAGAAGCGATAAAAAAATTCAACCGTATGATGAAAAATGTAAACTCTTGCAATAATCTGGAAGAACTTGTTGAAATAACGCTCCAAACCCTCACCTTCGGTTTTAATGTAAAGCAATCCATTTTTGTATTAGGAACTCAGCAACAACATCAACTCTACCAATACGGCTATCCAGAAGAATCTATCATTCATATGAAAGACTTGTTTTGGAACCGCGACGTCAATGAATTCTATTTTTTGCAAGGTGAAAATGCCTCTGAAGATTTCGTCCATGCTAGTGATGGGAAAGAACATAATGGACTCATTATTGCACCTATCAAAACCGATGAGCTTGCTGTTGAAATATCGCCCATAGGTTATTTAGTTATCACAGGACTTCCTGGTGCTGTTGATGAAAAAATGCTGCTGATTATACAAACTTTCGCAAATACGATCGCTCCCATTTGCAAACACTTACATGAAAAAAATATGAATCAACATCTTAAAATGGATAATCAGGCGGTTATTTTTCAAGATAAAATACAAGAATATTTTTTTCAAAAAGACAATCCGTTACCTCCACTTCGAGTCTTTTATAAAAGATGGAGAAAAAAACCTTTTGAAGCTCCTCGACATCCTCTATTGCTCGAATATCAGGAAAGCTTCTACTTTGATCAGTTAATCATCGTCATCGAACGAGTTCCAGATACAGTGTTCTCAGCATCTTTTGATGGAAGTTTTGTTCCAGATTCTTGGGAAAATGTGGCGGATACCCTGCAAAACATTGATTAA
- a CDS encoding MATE family efflux transporter, with translation MSVKKKFFQYLVPSVSAMWFFSIYTMVDGMFVGRGVGDQALAAVNLAMPFVNTVFAIALLIAVGASTWITYYMGQGNTEKGNHLFSVTVFIVAGIGILITSLSLYFLDPLVTFLGATEETYGYVKDYLGIVISFSTFFMVAYTLEVLVKADGFPSLSITYVTLAAFINIVFDYLLVIRLGMGIKGAAYATGLAQFLSCIAFLIHFIRQKGSLKFIKPVFLWSDIKGILRVGFPESLTELSIGFTTFAFNFVIIRWIGPHGIAAFGVLMYLNNLVMMTMIGINQGMQPLVSYFNGKNDQESIREITMLSFKTVLVFSLLFFFISQQLNEYVVRLFISPEHETSYQLSVSALKWFGFGFLVTGLNVFISGLMTALKQSQKASTISFLRGYVLVVVVLLLIPGVLGSHAIWIAPVIYELMTLIIAGTMLFNMRRVGIL, from the coding sequence ATGTCAGTAAAGAAAAAGTTTTTTCAGTATTTAGTACCATCAGTTAGTGCTATGTGGTTTTTTTCTATCTATACGATGGTAGACGGGATGTTTGTGGGAAGAGGCGTTGGTGATCAGGCTCTGGCCGCCGTTAACTTAGCAATGCCTTTTGTGAATACGGTATTTGCTATTGCACTGCTAATTGCTGTAGGCGCATCTACCTGGATTACTTACTATATGGGACAGGGCAATACGGAAAAAGGCAATCATTTGTTCAGTGTGACGGTTTTTATTGTTGCCGGCATTGGCATTCTTATCACCAGTTTGTCTCTTTACTTTTTAGATCCACTGGTAACATTTTTAGGAGCAACAGAAGAAACCTATGGATATGTAAAAGATTATCTAGGGATTGTTATTAGTTTCAGTACGTTTTTTATGGTTGCCTATACCTTGGAAGTGTTGGTCAAGGCAGATGGTTTTCCGTCATTATCCATCACCTATGTTACGTTGGCGGCGTTTATTAACATCGTATTTGACTATTTGCTTGTTATTCGACTAGGAATGGGAATTAAGGGAGCTGCCTATGCAACAGGACTTGCACAGTTTTTATCATGTATAGCTTTTTTAATTCATTTTATTAGACAGAAAGGTTCTTTAAAGTTTATAAAGCCTGTCTTCTTATGGAGTGACATTAAGGGGATTTTACGGGTTGGGTTTCCGGAGTCATTAACAGAGTTATCCATTGGATTTACAACTTTTGCATTTAATTTCGTTATTATTCGTTGGATTGGCCCTCATGGTATTGCCGCTTTTGGGGTACTTATGTACCTTAACAATCTGGTCATGATGACGATGATAGGCATCAACCAGGGAATGCAACCATTGGTCAGCTACTTTAATGGTAAAAATGACCAGGAAAGTATTCGAGAAATTACGATGTTATCCTTTAAGACTGTTTTAGTCTTTTCCCTACTATTCTTTTTTATCTCTCAGCAATTGAATGAATATGTAGTGAGATTATTTATTAGCCCGGAACACGAAACATCCTATCAATTATCGGTTTCAGCATTGAAGTGGTTTGGGTTTGGATTTCTGGTGACCGGATTGAATGTGTTTATTTCTGGATTGATGACAGCCCTTAAACAAAGTCAAAAAGCGTCGACAATTTCATTTTTAAGAGGATATGTATTGGTAGTAGTAGTGCTGTTGCTGATACCTGGCGTATTAGGGAGTCATGCTATATGGATTGCCCCGGTTATTTATGAATTAATGACCTTAATAATTGCCGGCACCATGCTGTTTAACATGAGGCGAGTTGGAATTTTATAG
- a CDS encoding flavodoxin: MKKVTIIYGSTTGNTERVAELLKSNMDGADITLADASNAEKEMVQTADLILLGASTWGYGDIQDDFQAYYDSMSEDLLKGKDVAVFGCGNSDDFPDVYCEAVNLIKDKAAECGANIIGEGLKIDGEVDDNISAIESFAKSLL, translated from the coding sequence ATGAAAAAAGTTACTATTATTTACGGCAGTACAACAGGGAATACAGAGAGAGTGGCTGAACTATTAAAGAGCAACATGGATGGTGCTGATATCACATTAGCAGACGCTAGCAATGCAGAGAAAGAAATGGTTCAAACTGCGGATCTTATTCTTCTCGGTGCTTCAACTTGGGGTTATGGAGATATACAAGATGACTTTCAAGCATATTATGACTCAATGAGTGAGGATCTTCTCAAAGGAAAAGATGTGGCTGTATTTGGTTGTGGCAATAGTGATGATTTTCCGGATGTTTACTGCGAGGCTGTCAACTTGATAAAAGATAAAGCAGCTGAATGCGGCGCAAATATCATAGGAGAAGGATTGAAAATAGATGGTGAAGTTGATGACAATATTTCAGCAATAGAATCATTTGCGAAATCTCTTTTATAA
- a CDS encoding DUF342 domain-containing protein, translated as MKKVYENQILQLDVDESTQQLYLTVIDKDAKMASFDAVTKENPRVKVSNFKGLKEAFEAPGHQSLIGDFKPLIDLTVSKDEMKCHMTLNLTKSQFEEANQEEILSQAFRLLEEKSISVGIQKEAIESLKPMETVVVAYGIDSVPGEDAKVTYYELGEKKPQVKKDGNVDHYEIHLLDCVQKGDWVGEKIHATDGTPGKTVFGNPIPAKKGRDFPLKFDKKAIDAVESDGITELKAKIEGAVRFRQGKITVEDHLFISGDVNYKTGNIRFNGHVTIDGTVEDKFTVVAQKDILIKGDIGVGAVDLIHSESGDIAILGGINGKGVAKIKAGRNVYAKFVREASVEAGDDINVGLYAIDSHLKANFITSLENGRIIGGTIDATHRVMAGSIGNRFEKETQVKVSGFSRKKVTEELTVIKSQFSEALTKGNQLKRQLEIFEINQDSLDEKALNTYNALMFQYEKLIDEINELNAELRRLETMLLTRGEGEITVLDNAHPNTMLEIKNLQKKVKSLMSGSIFVKDNEIHLKSE; from the coding sequence ATGAAAAAAGTATATGAAAATCAGATTCTTCAGCTAGATGTTGACGAATCCACTCAACAACTTTATCTTACCGTGATCGATAAAGACGCAAAAATGGCTTCTTTTGACGCTGTAACCAAAGAAAACCCAAGAGTAAAAGTAAGTAACTTTAAGGGCCTAAAAGAAGCTTTTGAAGCACCTGGACACCAATCTTTGATCGGCGACTTTAAGCCTTTAATTGATTTAACAGTTTCCAAGGATGAAATGAAATGCCACATGACCTTAAATCTTACTAAATCACAGTTTGAAGAAGCTAACCAAGAGGAAATCCTTTCACAAGCTTTTCGATTACTGGAAGAGAAAAGCATTAGTGTTGGTATTCAAAAGGAAGCAATAGAATCCTTAAAACCCATGGAAACCGTCGTTGTTGCCTATGGTATTGATTCTGTTCCTGGAGAAGATGCCAAAGTAACCTATTATGAACTAGGCGAAAAGAAGCCGCAAGTGAAAAAAGACGGGAATGTAGATCATTATGAAATTCATCTTTTAGATTGTGTCCAAAAGGGAGATTGGGTTGGCGAAAAAATCCATGCAACAGACGGAACGCCCGGAAAAACGGTCTTCGGAAATCCTATTCCTGCAAAAAAAGGAAGAGATTTCCCTCTTAAATTCGACAAAAAAGCCATTGATGCGGTTGAGTCTGACGGTATCACCGAACTTAAAGCAAAAATAGAAGGTGCCGTCCGGTTTCGTCAAGGTAAAATCACCGTTGAAGATCATCTGTTTATTTCGGGAGATGTTAATTATAAAACAGGAAATATTCGCTTTAACGGCCATGTAACCATAGACGGAACCGTCGAAGATAAGTTTACAGTGGTTGCACAGAAAGATATTCTTATTAAGGGTGACATAGGAGTCGGAGCTGTCGATCTCATTCATTCAGAATCCGGAGATATCGCCATATTAGGCGGTATTAACGGTAAAGGTGTGGCAAAAATAAAGGCGGGAAGAAATGTTTATGCCAAATTTGTTCGCGAAGCATCTGTAGAAGCAGGTGATGATATTAATGTAGGTTTATATGCTATTGATAGTCATCTAAAAGCTAACTTTATCACCTCTTTGGAGAATGGTCGCATTATTGGCGGAACCATCGATGCAACTCATCGGGTGATGGCTGGCTCTATTGGAAATCGATTTGAAAAAGAAACCCAAGTAAAAGTATCCGGCTTTAGCCGAAAAAAAGTAACAGAAGAATTAACGGTCATAAAATCTCAGTTTAGCGAAGCCTTAACGAAAGGAAATCAGCTCAAAAGACAACTTGAAATCTTTGAAATAAATCAAGACTCCTTAGATGAAAAAGCCTTAAATACCTATAATGCTTTAATGTTCCAGTACGAAAAATTAATTGATGAAATCAATGAACTGAACGCAGAACTAAGGCGTTTGGAAACTATGCTTCTCACCCGTGGTGAGGGTGAGATCACTGTTTTGGATAATGCTCATCCAAATACCATGCTAGAAATTAAAAATTTGCAAAAAAAAGTAAAATCTTTAATGAGTGGATCTATTTTTGTCAAAGATAATGAAATCCACTTAAAAAGTGAATAG
- a CDS encoding YdbC family protein has protein sequence MTSLNYNIEKEYGVISESKKGWKKELNLVSWNDRNSKYDLRDWAPGREKMGKGITLTGEELIRLRDLLNEMDL, from the coding sequence TTGACGTCACTTAATTACAATATTGAGAAAGAATATGGAGTTATTTCAGAATCTAAAAAAGGTTGGAAAAAAGAATTGAATTTAGTAAGTTGGAATGATCGGAATTCTAAATATGATTTGAGAGACTGGGCTCCTGGACGCGAAAAAATGGGGAAGGGAATCACGCTTACTGGAGAAGAACTGATTAGATTAAGAGACTTATTGAATGAGATGGATCTATAG
- a CDS encoding MerR family transcriptional regulator, whose product MKKEYSIGEICQLYQLGPDSLRYYEKKGLLHPTRKPNGYRVYTLNDIWRLNIIKDLRKLDFSIPQIKSYIENRTLTHSISMLEKEIKIIQSKIKPLELLQKKLHQKLTDLKKLKSFQLLNRIHYQKIDARKIIFVDGFLAQDEAIDLAFRELEKTDDETLSLVGNQDMGVFIDDTSFQAHNYTSYHTAFFFVQDQAKTWHRMIKEGTFACFMYQGPYSQSQEAFEKVVADIHSNKYRIAGKAMEIYRLDIHTTADENEFLTEIQIPVSEI is encoded by the coding sequence ATGAAAAAAGAGTACTCTATTGGAGAAATATGTCAGCTATATCAATTAGGACCTGATTCTTTGCGATATTATGAAAAAAAAGGATTGCTACATCCAACCCGAAAACCAAACGGCTATCGGGTCTATACCCTCAACGACATTTGGAGACTTAATATTATTAAAGATTTACGTAAACTTGACTTTTCGATTCCTCAAATCAAAAGTTACATTGAAAACAGGACCTTAACTCATTCTATTTCTATGCTGGAAAAAGAAATAAAGATTATTCAAAGTAAAATCAAGCCCTTAGAATTACTTCAAAAGAAACTCCATCAAAAGTTAACTGACTTAAAAAAACTGAAATCCTTCCAACTTCTTAACAGGATTCATTACCAAAAAATTGACGCTCGCAAAATCATTTTTGTCGATGGTTTTCTCGCTCAGGATGAAGCTATCGACTTGGCCTTTAGAGAACTGGAAAAAACCGATGACGAAACACTTTCCTTAGTGGGTAATCAAGATATGGGTGTTTTTATTGATGACACAAGCTTCCAAGCCCACAATTACACTTCTTATCATACTGCTTTTTTCTTTGTTCAGGATCAAGCAAAAACATGGCACCGTATGATTAAAGAAGGTACTTTTGCCTGTTTTATGTATCAAGGCCCCTATTCCCAAAGCCAAGAAGCGTTTGAGAAAGTCGTTGCTGATATTCACTCCAATAAATATCGCATTGCCGGAAAAGCCATGGAGATCTATCGCCTCGACATCCATACCACGGCTGATGAAAATGAATTTTTAACAGAAATCCAAATTCCTGTTTCGGAAATATAG